Within the Paenibacillus sp. AN1007 genome, the region CTGTGCTTTCCTTTTTGTTAAACGTTCGATCTGTTTTCGGAAGAGATGGCGGTGCACTTGGCTTCTTCTTAATCTGAACAGCCTCAGTATGCTCTTTAACTGCAGGCTCACTGTTCGGGAGCGCAGGCGGAGCCGCTTTATGAATGGATTCATTCATATCTCTTGCCGGAAGCTCTTTCTTCACCGGCTGCATGGGAGGAATCACAGCATTGCGGGAGGCCTCCATTTTTTTGATCGATTCTTTGCGTTCGGCTTTTCGCTTCACTTCGTGCATGGCCGCACGCATGCGTTCAACCAGCGCCTTGCCAACCTGAGCAATATCCTGATCATGCACGACAGAAGGTTTACGGATAAAATCGAACGCGCCGGCTTCCAGCGCCATAATCGTCTCTTTCATGCCTTGTTCATTAATACCAGATAGCATAATTACAGGAATGAAGGAATCTTCCATGATTGTTTTTAGCGCATCCAGTCCATTCATTTCAGGCATTTCGACATCCATCGTGATAATATCAGGCTTCAGCTCTAACGTTTTTTGAATGGCTTCTTTGCCATTCGATGCGGTAGCCGTAACCTTAAACTCTGGGTCCGCTTCAATGAAATCCGTCACAATTTTGCGCATAAAAGCGGAATCATCGACAACTAAAACTTGATAGACCGCCATATTGTGTCACCTCTGTTTCCTTTATTCAGAAATCATGTTGTTCGTTTAAGCCACTTTTTCATAAATCCCCTGATTCCTGACAAGGTTCCGGATTCCGGAGCTGCAGGTACAGCCAGATATCGAAGAGCAAGTTTTTGAATATCCTTGGAAGCTTTGCAATTCGGATAGGCCAGACGGTAGGGCATCTGCTTCTTGACTGCTGTAACGACCTGGGCATCCTCAGAGATATACCCCAAAAGCGGGATATCCGTTTGCAAAAACTTCCTTGCGACTCCAGCTATCTTATCCGCTACACGTTCCGCCTCCCTTTCGTCTTCGACCCGGTTTACGATCATTCGAAAAGGGGTAGCGTGCTCCTGGCTGTGCATCACTTTGACTAAGGCATACGCATCAGTTATTGAAGTCGGTTCAGGTGTAGTTACGATCAGGCACTCATCAGCAGCACTGATGAATCTCATATTTTCTCTGGAAAGGCCAGCCCCGGTATCGAAAATGACATAATCCATCTCCTGCGCAATGTCTTCTACTTGACTGGCGAAAAACTCCAAATCTCGATCAGACAATGAGAATAGTTCTTTCATTCCCGACCCCCCTGCAATATACGGCAGGCCATCAGCACCGAGTTGTATGATTTCCCTTATAGTTTTATGTCGGTATAATAGATGATACAGATTATAGGAAGACGAAGTTCCCATTAAAACATCGATATTGGCCATACCGATATCTGCATCAAACACCAGTACTTTTTTACCCATGGAATGCAGCGTCAGTGCAAAATTCAATGTAAAATTGGACTTGCCTACCCCGCCTTTACCACTGGCCACGGTGATAATTTGGGAGGAACGGTTACTCGCCCTGCTTTCATCGCTCCCCAAAGGTGCACCAGCCAAACTTCGGAGCGAAGCTGCCTGGTCCATCATTCTGCTCCTTCTCCCAACAATACTTTGCATAACCAATCTGCATCAGGCTTCAACAGATCATCAGGAACGTTCTGGCCGTTGGCCACGTAAGCCAGTTTTAGCGGGAAACGATGAAGCAGATTAAATAATGGACCACAGGTCCCTGTCTCGTCCATTTTGGTAAAAATCACTTTGTCCAGCCCGTATTTGCTGAAATGTTCTGTAATCTGTACCATATCCGCACTTTTCCCCGTCATACTCATCACCAGAAAGGTTTCACTGTTCTCCACTGGAGCAAGCAGACTCTGCAGCTCAGAGACAAGCAGTTCGTTTCTGTAGTTTCTGCCTGCTGTATCCATAAAGATCAGATCACAGTGTTCTAACCGGGAAATGGCACGCTGCGTATCTCCAGGCGACTGCACAACTTCCAGCGGCACATTCAAGATGGAGGCATACGTTCTGAGCTGTTCAACCGCAGAGATTCGATACGTATCTGAAGTAATGAAACCAACTTTACGCTGCTTTTTGAACATCTGTTCAGCGGCCAGCTTGGCAATCGTCGTTGTTTTGCCCACTCCCGTTGGTCCAGCCACGTACACGATCCGGGTGTCTGGTAAAATCCCTTCCTGGATACGATCGTTCAGAAAAGTTGTAACCTCTGACCGAAGAGCCTCTGCCGCATCAGGTTCGTGCAGCTCTCCTTCGGATAAACTCCGTTGAATCGGCGCGAGCCAGGACTCCCATACTTCCGGCCATATCTCCTGTTCTGCCATTCGCTCCTGAAACTTGACCAATGGTTCAGGAAGCATCTCCGCAGCCGTACCCTGCTTGGAAAGCTTGGTCATCATCTGCTTCAAATCCTGAATTTCATTCAACAGCATATCCTGCTGCTGATGGGGAGCGCGATCACCCATACTAGAGGTTGAACCCGAAAAATCCGCCCCTTGCGGTCGCGGTTTATGCTCACT harbors:
- a CDS encoding MinD/ParA family protein; protein product: MMDQAASLRSLAGAPLGSDESRASNRSSQIITVASGKGGVGKSNFTLNFALTLHSMGKKVLVFDADIGMANIDVLMGTSSSYNLYHLLYRHKTIREIIQLGADGLPYIAGGSGMKELFSLSDRDLEFFASQVEDIAQEMDYVIFDTGAGLSRENMRFISAADECLIVTTPEPTSITDAYALVKVMHSQEHATPFRMIVNRVEDEREAERVADKIAGVARKFLQTDIPLLGYISEDAQVVTAVKKQMPYRLAYPNCKASKDIQKLALRYLAVPAAPESGTLSGIRGFMKKWLKRTT
- the flhF gene encoding flagellar biosynthesis protein FlhF, which encodes MRVKQYVVETMPEAMLQIRKDLGSDAVILSTKEIKVGGVLGMFRKKRIEVVAAVDKEQTNQAKESAAKQVQKPFTPVPRAYVPEAYAQTARSFATASNEEGAAAAVDPKGQENAAAVPSVSQSSDRDEKMEYSSDSVVSEHKPRPQGADFSGSTSSMGDRAPHQQQDMLLNEIQDLKQMMTKLSKQGTAAEMLPEPLVKFQERMAEQEIWPEVWESWLAPIQRSLSEGELHEPDAAEALRSEVTTFLNDRIQEGILPDTRIVYVAGPTGVGKTTTIAKLAAEQMFKKQRKVGFITSDTYRISAVEQLRTYASILNVPLEVVQSPGDTQRAISRLEHCDLIFMDTAGRNYRNELLVSELQSLLAPVENSETFLVMSMTGKSADMVQITEHFSKYGLDKVIFTKMDETGTCGPLFNLLHRFPLKLAYVANGQNVPDDLLKPDADWLCKVLLGEGAE